A portion of the Chlamydiales bacterium STE3 genome contains these proteins:
- a CDS encoding Type II secretion system protein F (Product derived from UniProtKB/Swiss-Prot:P31744;Gene name derived from UniProtKB/Swiss-Prot:P31744) → MPVYYYQALDQRGKRRKGFVEAIDEKEAKAKLRTQGVMVTKLTTKGNMGLKLNLSRDQLLSFTVMLSQLVSSGIPLYESLLAIEEQSRLEPYHRIIASLCEQIKAGATLSAAMGNFSGSFDGLYCAMIGAGEAAGALDIVLLRLSQFLTKQVALRKTIKNAMIYPALLASFAFLAIIMLLGFVVPSIEGLFADRKLNGYTQFVLSLSHFVRENYWIYLPLLGGLSAWMVYELRKPRGQLWVEKQLMKLPLISTLMVQAAMARFSRTMATLLEGGLPLIEALKLSRHVMQNATLEEEISRAEHKIVEGGSLSNELRRSRLIPHLVPRMLSVGEESGRIVEMLTKIADMYENNLEKTIDQVMALMQPIILIVMGAIIGMVLLAILLPMTDISSLSLQM, encoded by the coding sequence ATGCCTGTTTATTACTACCAAGCTTTAGACCAAAGAGGAAAACGCCGTAAAGGCTTTGTCGAAGCTATTGACGAAAAGGAAGCTAAAGCTAAGCTGCGCACACAAGGCGTCATGGTGACAAAGTTGACGACTAAAGGGAACATGGGGCTTAAGCTCAATTTATCCCGTGATCAGCTCCTCTCTTTTACCGTCATGCTTTCTCAGCTCGTCAGCTCGGGGATTCCTCTTTATGAAAGTTTGCTCGCCATTGAAGAGCAGTCGCGGCTAGAACCCTATCATCGTATCATTGCAAGTTTGTGTGAGCAGATAAAAGCAGGAGCTACTCTTTCTGCTGCGATGGGAAACTTTAGCGGGAGCTTTGATGGCCTTTATTGTGCGATGATCGGTGCCGGTGAAGCAGCAGGGGCTCTGGATATTGTCCTATTGCGCCTCAGCCAGTTTCTAACAAAGCAAGTTGCTTTGAGAAAAACTATTAAGAATGCAATGATCTATCCTGCCTTATTAGCAAGTTTTGCTTTTTTGGCGATTATCATGCTTCTTGGGTTTGTCGTGCCTTCCATTGAAGGGCTGTTTGCCGATCGCAAATTAAATGGCTACACACAATTTGTTCTCTCCTTAAGCCATTTTGTAAGAGAAAATTACTGGATTTATCTTCCTCTACTTGGAGGATTAAGTGCTTGGATGGTCTATGAGCTGCGCAAACCCAGGGGACAACTGTGGGTTGAGAAGCAACTGATGAAGCTCCCGTTGATTAGCACTTTAATGGTACAGGCCGCCATGGCGCGCTTTTCAAGGACTATGGCAACTCTTTTAGAGGGCGGCCTTCCTTTGATTGAGGCTTTGAAACTCTCTCGACATGTGATGCAAAATGCGACTTTGGAAGAAGAAATTTCTCGCGCAGAACATAAGATCGTCGAGGGAGGCTCTTTGAGCAATGAGTTGCGACGCTCTAGACTCATTCCGCACCTAGTTCCGCGAATGCTTTCTGTTGGCGAAGAATCGGGGCGCATCGTAGAAATGCTTACAAAAATTGCTGATATGTATGAAAATAATTTAGAGAAGACGATTGATCAAGTCATGGCGTTGATGCAGCCTATTATTTTAATCGTAATGGGAGCAATCATTGGAATGGTATTGCTTGCTATTTTGCTTCCGATGACGGATATTTCATCTCTTTCTTTGCAAATGTAG
- a CDS encoding Na(+)-translocating NADH-quinone reductase subunit A (Product derived from UniProtKB/Swiss-Prot:Q824Y6;Gene name derived from UniProtKB/Swiss-Prot:Q824Y6;EC number derived from UniProtKB/Swiss-Prot:Q824Y6): protein MANIKITKGLNIPIRGKPEGMVHLFNSSSDSSNAKPPKLLACDLKPFEESKLRLLAKVDDYVKTGQPLAEDKTVPGRMWASPACGTIREIRRGLKRVLQTITIETAEKEEFESYPVVELKNSSKKDVIELLMRSGLFTRIRSRPFDLLANPHQQPKAIFVKALESAPFAPPSEMQVEGQEKAFQEGLNALSLIADGKVHLVMSHDTTYPAFINAENVIKHTAEGPHPIANPSLHIQEIAPIRSLKDIIWTLNAHTVVAIGYLLLKGQYFTERVISIAGPGVLSGRTGYFKVREGFPIAPLISGRIPRGLMRFISGDPLNGQRVSAEDFLGCHDYVLSVIPENVQREFMHFFKLGLNKYSFSKAYLSGHLSTAGREYDFTTNQHGERRAFVDPSLYNEVTPLHVPTMPFIKALMAEDFDSAEELGILEVSPEDFALPTFVCPSKIEMVDIVKKALSRYSKDVLQ from the coding sequence ATGGCAAATATCAAGATTACGAAAGGGCTTAACATTCCCATTAGAGGAAAACCTGAAGGGATGGTTCACCTTTTTAATTCAAGTAGCGATTCCTCAAATGCCAAACCGCCTAAGCTTTTAGCTTGTGATCTCAAACCTTTTGAAGAATCAAAATTACGGTTACTGGCAAAAGTTGACGACTATGTTAAAACTGGACAGCCCCTTGCTGAAGACAAAACAGTGCCTGGGAGGATGTGGGCCTCTCCAGCCTGTGGAACTATTCGGGAAATCCGTAGAGGCCTAAAACGGGTTTTGCAAACCATTACAATTGAAACAGCAGAAAAAGAAGAGTTTGAGTCCTATCCTGTAGTCGAGCTAAAAAATAGCTCTAAAAAAGATGTGATTGAGCTTCTCATGCGCAGCGGTCTCTTTACGCGCATTCGCTCTCGTCCTTTTGATCTACTTGCCAATCCTCATCAGCAACCTAAGGCCATCTTTGTAAAAGCTCTGGAATCTGCCCCCTTCGCTCCCCCCTCTGAAATGCAGGTAGAAGGACAAGAAAAAGCTTTTCAGGAAGGTCTAAACGCTCTTTCATTGATTGCTGATGGGAAAGTCCATCTAGTGATGAGCCACGATACTACCTATCCTGCTTTTATCAATGCAGAAAACGTTATTAAGCATACAGCAGAAGGACCTCACCCCATCGCCAATCCTTCGCTGCATATTCAAGAAATTGCGCCGATACGATCGTTAAAAGACATTATCTGGACACTAAACGCTCATACAGTTGTCGCCATTGGCTATTTGCTATTAAAAGGGCAGTACTTTACAGAAAGAGTCATTAGTATTGCAGGCCCTGGCGTTTTGTCGGGAAGAACAGGCTACTTTAAAGTAAGGGAAGGTTTTCCCATCGCGCCCTTGATTTCCGGCAGAATTCCGAGAGGTTTAATGCGCTTTATCTCAGGAGATCCTTTAAATGGCCAGAGAGTCAGCGCAGAGGATTTTCTTGGTTGTCACGATTACGTACTTTCTGTCATTCCGGAAAATGTCCAGCGCGAATTCATGCACTTCTTTAAGCTTGGTTTAAATAAATATTCATTTAGCAAAGCCTACCTTTCAGGTCACTTGAGTACTGCCGGTCGAGAGTATGATTTCACAACCAACCAACACGGGGAAAGACGTGCTTTTGTTGACCCGAGCCTCTACAACGAGGTAACTCCCCTCCATGTCCCTACAATGCCTTTTATCAAAGCCTTAATGGCTGAAGACTTTGATTCAGCAGAAGAGCTGGGTATTCTTGAGGTTAGCCCTGAAGACTTTGCCCTGCCAACTTTTGTCTGCCCTTCGAAAATTGAGATGGTGGACATTGTGAAAAAGGCGCTTTCCCGTTACAGCAAAGATGTGTTGCAATAA
- a CDS encoding hypothetical protein (Product derived from UniProtKB/Trembl:Q6M9X6): protein MNQRFFKNISMFLAGIAGCLCFATLALTLFFGSDLTKRNVQATRRLLPGNAFTQKQEAYVSIKEPVLFLQFSPPKLRLPDLRSLLVYYGKNGRPDVSAESLKLHFAFNGLKATQSFSPGERVYLTYDKKMAPCKYNFSPYNQETNLWFEAVPEGQGVSLSIGMRDENNEVLFEPQNFARFFLQEKEFTRLSVGQAWELGKWRVDGTLLARQKARWLGPDRFLEKHGGNEYAELIGRQKINFDEGEESYSIFVKPGDCLIWDEDHWVVKEPGIDSVGMPLMCVKKVDERIMNLELWDVEGKSKVVLNLIRTHDNTPTNHLAQEFKFVGARTRTQCVFQINQKRMMVKPNDWLLLTDSGWKKLNTVEEIDDYVNCRLTGTLFVLDDIIRKDERSHLVGTMFNPARTDMQVVEIAMQHNSPLPNLKEQIMPPHGEQKMHAAYSNSRFSHMNASNLSTLQKERHRMPASTLNVPNINPLANH from the coding sequence ATGAATCAAAGATTTTTTAAAAATATCAGCATGTTTCTTGCAGGAATTGCAGGCTGTCTTTGTTTCGCGACGCTAGCACTTACCCTTTTTTTCGGTAGCGATCTCACCAAGCGCAATGTACAAGCCACAAGACGCTTGTTGCCAGGTAATGCTTTTACACAAAAGCAAGAGGCGTATGTTTCGATAAAAGAACCTGTTTTATTTCTTCAGTTTTCTCCTCCAAAGCTGCGTCTTCCTGATCTGCGTTCTCTACTCGTTTACTATGGCAAAAATGGCCGTCCTGATGTGAGCGCAGAATCGCTAAAGCTCCACTTTGCCTTCAATGGGTTAAAAGCCACACAATCATTTTCTCCAGGAGAAAGAGTTTATTTGACATACGACAAAAAAATGGCTCCGTGCAAATACAACTTTAGCCCATATAATCAAGAGACCAACCTTTGGTTTGAAGCAGTTCCTGAAGGGCAAGGCGTCTCTCTGAGCATAGGTATGCGCGATGAAAACAATGAAGTTCTTTTTGAACCCCAAAACTTTGCACGATTCTTTTTACAGGAAAAAGAGTTTACACGTTTAAGTGTTGGTCAAGCTTGGGAGCTTGGTAAATGGCGTGTAGATGGCACGTTGTTAGCAAGGCAAAAAGCGCGTTGGTTAGGCCCTGATCGCTTTCTAGAAAAGCATGGGGGGAATGAATACGCTGAACTCATCGGTAGGCAGAAAATCAATTTTGATGAAGGGGAAGAAAGTTACTCGATTTTTGTAAAGCCTGGTGATTGTTTAATTTGGGATGAGGATCATTGGGTTGTCAAAGAGCCAGGAATTGATTCTGTGGGGATGCCTTTGATGTGTGTGAAAAAGGTCGACGAACGAATTATGAACCTCGAATTATGGGATGTGGAAGGTAAGTCTAAAGTCGTTTTAAATCTTATCCGAACACACGACAACACTCCAACCAACCACCTTGCTCAAGAATTTAAATTTGTTGGGGCAAGAACGCGAACGCAATGTGTATTTCAAATTAACCAAAAGCGCATGATGGTTAAGCCAAACGATTGGCTTTTGCTAACCGACAGTGGTTGGAAAAAATTAAACACAGTTGAAGAAATTGATGACTACGTCAATTGCCGCCTAACAGGCACCCTATTTGTTTTAGATGATATTATTCGCAAAGATGAGCGATCCCATCTTGTAGGAACGATGTTTAACCCAGCTAGGACCGATATGCAAGTTGTCGAGATTGCCATGCAGCATAATAGTCCTTTGCCCAATTTGAAAGAACAAATCATGCCTCCACACGGAGAGCAAAAAATGCATGCTGCTTACTCTAACAGCCGATTTAGCCATATGAACGCTTCCAACCTCTCCACATTGCAAAAAGAGCGGCATCGAATGCCGGCTTCGACATTAAACGTTCCCAATATTAATCCTTTAGCCAACCATTAA
- a CDS encoding Type II secretion system protein E (Product derived from UniProtKB/Swiss-Prot:P37093;Gene name derived from UniProtKB/Swiss-Prot:P37093) → MVDDSAGLLPENPSDEEFETRRMVQKFGIPIYEDVLNHKLPKEFYKNISYSFVTNHLILPFKEEGQAILVAMANPFDLESLEELRLILNKEAKPVFTPKDNLLLAIHECYNKEHGAASQLIADLTEKKEEGPFDEDVEVYDLLSDVEHQAPMIKLLNLMVTEAIQQGASDIHFEPHDTGLKVRYRIDGVLQTRHAPTSEYQAQLLTRIKVMSKLDIAERRLPQDGRIKLKMGRREIDFRVSTVPVVGGERIVLRILDRGNVILGLDRLGMLPEVLSDFRRLINFPEGIILVTGPTGSGKTTTLYSAINEMYNDETNIMTIEDPVEYNLKGIAQIGVQHKIKLDFATGLRHILRQDPDVIMIGEIRDVETANIAIQASLTGHLVLSTLHTNDAPSAITRLVDMGVEPYLISSTIVGVMAQRLVRKICRDCKESYVPSDRELQSLGLKRENLPNGVLWKGRGCNLCYGSGYKGRHGIYELMVDNNVVKKQIVTSPDAIEMRKAALATGMKSLLYHGAQLVFAGITSVAEVLRATRGFEEQL, encoded by the coding sequence ATGGTCGATGATTCTGCGGGTTTATTGCCAGAGAATCCATCGGATGAAGAATTTGAAACACGTCGGATGGTCCAAAAGTTTGGTATTCCAATCTATGAGGACGTCCTTAACCATAAGCTTCCTAAAGAATTTTATAAAAATATCTCCTATTCGTTTGTTACAAATCATCTGATTTTGCCTTTCAAAGAAGAGGGCCAAGCCATTCTTGTGGCCATGGCGAACCCTTTTGATTTAGAATCTTTAGAAGAGCTGCGCTTGATTCTCAATAAAGAGGCAAAGCCTGTTTTTACCCCGAAAGATAACCTTCTTTTGGCGATCCATGAGTGCTATAACAAAGAACATGGTGCAGCTTCGCAGCTTATTGCGGATTTGACAGAGAAGAAAGAAGAAGGCCCTTTCGACGAAGACGTTGAGGTTTACGACTTGCTCAGCGATGTTGAGCATCAAGCCCCCATGATTAAGTTGCTTAATTTGATGGTGACTGAAGCGATCCAGCAGGGAGCATCGGACATCCATTTCGAACCGCACGATACGGGACTCAAAGTGCGCTACCGGATAGATGGTGTTTTGCAAACCCGTCACGCGCCAACCTCGGAATACCAAGCTCAGTTACTCACGCGCATTAAAGTGATGTCAAAATTAGACATTGCTGAACGTCGTTTACCTCAGGATGGCCGTATCAAGCTGAAGATGGGACGGCGAGAGATTGATTTTCGCGTTAGTACGGTTCCCGTGGTTGGTGGGGAGCGTATTGTTTTGCGTATCCTCGACCGTGGTAATGTGATCTTAGGCTTAGACCGGCTCGGTATGCTTCCCGAAGTGTTAAGTGATTTTCGACGTTTGATTAATTTCCCCGAAGGAATTATTTTGGTCACAGGACCTACCGGTAGCGGGAAGACGACGACGCTTTATAGCGCTATCAATGAGATGTATAACGATGAAACCAATATCATGACCATCGAAGATCCTGTCGAATATAACTTGAAAGGGATCGCCCAGATTGGAGTGCAGCATAAAATTAAGTTAGATTTTGCAACGGGCTTGCGCCATATCCTCCGCCAAGATCCAGACGTCATCATGATTGGAGAAATACGCGATGTCGAGACAGCAAATATTGCCATCCAAGCCTCTTTGACAGGTCACTTAGTTTTGAGCACCTTGCACACCAACGATGCGCCCTCTGCAATCACCCGTCTTGTCGATATGGGTGTTGAACCCTATTTGATCTCCTCGACAATCGTTGGAGTGATGGCTCAGCGCTTAGTGCGCAAGATTTGCCGAGATTGCAAAGAATCGTATGTTCCCTCCGATCGCGAATTGCAGAGTTTAGGTTTAAAGCGGGAAAATCTTCCCAATGGCGTTCTTTGGAAAGGGCGTGGCTGCAATCTCTGTTATGGATCAGGCTATAAAGGGCGCCATGGGATTTACGAGCTAATGGTGGATAATAATGTAGTCAAAAAACAAATTGTCACAAGTCCTGATGCGATCGAGATGCGCAAAGCAGCTCTTGCCACGGGCATGAAAAGCTTGCTATACCACGGGGCTCAACTTGTCTTTGCAGGTATCACATCTGTTGCTGAGGTTTTACGCGCAACGCGAGGGTTCGAGGAGCAGCTTTAA
- a CDS encoding hypothetical protein (Product derived from UniProtKB/Swiss-Prot:Q9PJH1; Putative outer membrane protein TC_0858): MKMKRLEKRFITLVEIMIVMILIALITGVLAVNFRGSLDEGKAFKTKAGMEKLEAVLNLEVAKSPRLMDNITDRDVWQTLVKQSPLVQNPNDVIKDGWGQEYEVSAEDGRIKVTSAEYERYKEKK; encoded by the coding sequence ATGAAAATGAAAAGATTAGAAAAAAGATTCATCACATTGGTTGAAATCATGATTGTGATGATTTTAATCGCTTTAATTACCGGCGTTTTAGCTGTGAATTTCCGCGGCAGTTTAGATGAAGGGAAAGCTTTTAAGACGAAAGCTGGAATGGAAAAACTAGAAGCTGTATTGAATTTAGAAGTTGCTAAAAGCCCCAGGTTAATGGATAACATTACAGATCGCGATGTGTGGCAAACCCTCGTTAAGCAGTCTCCTCTCGTTCAAAATCCCAACGATGTCATTAAAGATGGCTGGGGACAGGAGTATGAAGTCTCAGCTGAAGATGGACGTATTAAAGTGACTTCAGCAGAATATGAAAGGTATAAAGAGAAGAAGTAA
- a CDS encoding Uncharacterized protein (Product derived from UniProtKB/Trembl:F8L2J7): MRTIFFICILIANLSLSAQTIAEKKASLKESGGDLNVDAEKFLNQVNLELVESRLEERKLSEEAYRLYLQNGTDAEFKELLFRIAELRIYITELQNSWREIALAQGTSEPYALWYQPETTIEQLIVDYGSYDYVYIMRPDIANIKISVDSNLPIPRASWNEMLELILAQNGIGIRQLNPFLRELYMLRQDRSGVKIITSKREDLEIMPRDAKAAFVVSPEPSDVRRIWFFLNNFANPENTAVQLVGRDILIVAQISDILDLLKLYDFIAATRGEKEYKAITLSRVPADEMAKVLQTIFNQTQDASKAYRRGEGPDFSPGPESNGLQILTLGAIAQSIFLIGTKEEVKKAEEIIKDIEAQVAGARDKVIYWYTTKHSDPDELAEVLSKVYELMIATGVGFENGYNGEEYPPNNLGRPALPPIEQKTIIEQPSQGLEPQPLPAQLYPEDPYFQRPVPPIAPAFVFPANSKQEKQRLDFGNFIVDPKSGSIVMVVESDILPKIKDLIRKMDIPKKMVQLEVLLFEKRIDKTNTFGLNLLKLGSLASQTTAASSLWNAPTALGVGNGIFDFLWSHKRESGIPAFDLIYRFLLTQTDITINSSPSVITLNQTPAFIAIEDERSIKTGVFQVETANGVTLKDAFQRAQYGTTIKITPTIHIRDEDELDSYDTITLDSDITFDTINSNVNDQPDVTRRNIKNQARVADGETVILGGLRRKTSLDAKQAIPFLGEIPGLGKLFSLTSSSDNSTEMFIFITPKIISDPACDLERIRREEMLRRPGDIPEFMGMLICARECAKKQLLDGWLTVLFGREPDRCYSPDWHNLETCPNPEDIYVPIGEYDGR; this comes from the coding sequence ATGCGCACCATATTTTTCATTTGCATACTCATAGCTAATTTATCCTTAAGCGCTCAAACTATAGCGGAAAAGAAGGCAAGTTTAAAAGAAAGTGGGGGAGACCTCAACGTTGATGCGGAAAAATTTTTAAATCAAGTCAATTTAGAGCTTGTCGAATCAAGACTTGAAGAGCGAAAATTGAGCGAAGAGGCTTATCGCCTCTATCTGCAGAATGGAACAGATGCGGAGTTTAAAGAATTACTTTTTAGAATAGCGGAACTGCGCATCTACATCACAGAACTCCAAAATAGTTGGCGTGAAATCGCTCTAGCACAGGGTACTTCTGAGCCTTATGCTCTTTGGTATCAACCTGAAACAACGATTGAGCAGTTGATTGTGGATTATGGCTCTTATGATTACGTCTACATCATGAGGCCTGATATTGCGAATATCAAAATTAGTGTTGATTCTAATCTTCCCATTCCCAGAGCTTCATGGAACGAAATGCTCGAGCTCATTCTTGCTCAAAACGGGATTGGTATTCGACAGCTTAACCCCTTTCTTCGCGAACTTTACATGCTAAGGCAGGATCGTTCTGGTGTTAAAATCATCACATCAAAGCGAGAAGATTTGGAAATAATGCCGCGCGATGCAAAAGCTGCTTTTGTCGTCTCTCCAGAGCCTTCAGATGTCCGTCGCATTTGGTTTTTCCTCAATAATTTTGCCAATCCCGAAAATACTGCTGTGCAACTCGTCGGTCGAGATATTTTAATTGTAGCACAGATTAGCGATATTTTAGATCTATTAAAGCTCTATGACTTCATCGCAGCAACCAGAGGAGAAAAGGAATACAAAGCCATTACCCTTTCTCGTGTTCCTGCTGATGAGATGGCAAAAGTTTTGCAAACGATTTTTAATCAAACACAAGATGCTTCAAAAGCCTATCGAAGGGGAGAGGGGCCGGATTTTTCCCCCGGTCCTGAGAGTAATGGTTTACAAATTCTTACTCTTGGAGCTATTGCTCAGTCTATTTTCTTAATTGGTACAAAAGAAGAAGTCAAAAAAGCTGAAGAGATCATTAAGGACATTGAGGCACAGGTTGCTGGAGCAAGAGATAAAGTCATTTATTGGTACACCACAAAGCATTCTGACCCGGACGAATTAGCCGAAGTCTTATCGAAAGTTTATGAATTGATGATTGCGACGGGTGTAGGGTTTGAAAATGGGTATAATGGAGAAGAGTATCCTCCAAATAATTTGGGAAGGCCTGCTTTACCTCCTATCGAACAAAAAACAATTATCGAGCAGCCTTCACAAGGGCTAGAACCTCAGCCTCTTCCTGCACAACTTTACCCCGAGGATCCCTATTTCCAACGGCCCGTTCCTCCAATAGCTCCAGCATTTGTTTTTCCAGCTAATTCAAAACAGGAAAAGCAGCGTTTGGATTTCGGAAATTTTATTGTCGATCCTAAGTCAGGGTCGATTGTGATGGTGGTTGAATCGGATATTTTGCCTAAAATCAAAGATCTCATTCGGAAAATGGATATTCCGAAAAAGATGGTCCAATTAGAAGTTCTCCTCTTTGAGAAAAGGATAGATAAAACAAATACGTTTGGGTTGAATCTGTTAAAATTGGGTTCGCTTGCTTCGCAAACAACAGCAGCAAGCTCCCTTTGGAATGCTCCTACTGCTCTTGGCGTGGGTAATGGCATCTTTGATTTTCTTTGGAGTCATAAAAGGGAAAGCGGGATTCCAGCTTTTGATTTAATCTACCGTTTTTTACTGACGCAAACAGACATTACAATCAATTCTAGTCCATCTGTCATCACCTTAAATCAGACTCCCGCATTCATCGCAATTGAAGATGAGCGTTCCATAAAGACTGGTGTTTTTCAAGTGGAGACAGCGAATGGGGTAACCTTAAAAGATGCTTTCCAGCGCGCTCAGTATGGGACGACGATTAAAATAACTCCCACAATTCATATAAGGGATGAAGACGAGCTCGACTCTTACGACACAATTACACTCGACTCAGATATTACCTTTGACACGATTAATTCCAATGTAAATGATCAGCCTGATGTCACAAGGCGTAATATCAAAAACCAGGCGCGTGTTGCCGATGGGGAAACTGTTATTTTAGGGGGCTTAAGAAGAAAAACAAGCCTAGATGCTAAACAAGCTATTCCCTTTTTAGGCGAGATTCCAGGCCTTGGCAAATTATTTAGCTTAACATCCTCAAGTGATAACTCCACGGAGATGTTTATCTTCATTACACCCAAGATCATCAGCGATCCGGCCTGTGATTTGGAAAGAATTAGACGTGAAGAGATGTTGCGCCGCCCTGGGGATATTCCCGAATTCATGGGCATGCTTATTTGCGCAAGAGAGTGTGCTAAAAAGCAGCTGCTTGATGGCTGGTTAACAGTTCTTTTTGGCAGAGAGCCTGACCGCTGCTATTCCCCAGATTGGCATAATTTAGAGACCTGTCCTAACCCGGAGGATATCTATGTTCCTATAGGAGAATATGATGGTCGATGA
- a CDS encoding Uncharacterized protein (Product derived from UniProtKB/Trembl:F8KVE8): protein MSCSSSSGNAPLPSFADLHASYNSDLSTRGGDDNDKSETEVESPPRGRSYFYLEAELNSDLAPETYLIGNLDPGINHGDWLPSEIPMAKINFLCSTIRNRFISSNRRATREIEWIGKYKGFDLEEFSKRKVLVLIHGFNVDYNSAVKTLRRVSEKVKHTYHTVIAYLYPTCAKPYHYPDAEKNAIWAGQNVLPGILSSIQKVADKLDVAAHSMGTVATLNAFSQEDTSPKIHNLFLIGGAVEEKSLFECEGEECTRFPLALSNSRKIYVLYSCEDQVLPWLRFFQAEQPVGLIDEEILQRPIAKNVCFINSTPVVKSHSGYYKTEEVFKFFKLVAHHDSQETHLEGPYFSLTSNELSFAENPLVCSKETNKAINMALLVKKIVVRTKKADKAKD from the coding sequence ATGAGTTGTAGTTCTTCTTCAGGAAATGCCCCTCTTCCGTCTTTTGCGGATTTGCATGCTTCCTATAATAGCGATCTATCGACACGCGGGGGAGACGATAATGACAAAAGTGAGACAGAAGTTGAATCCCCGCCTCGTGGACGCAGCTATTTTTATTTAGAAGCAGAATTAAATTCTGACTTAGCACCTGAAACTTATTTGATTGGCAATTTAGATCCAGGAATTAATCATGGCGACTGGCTTCCATCGGAAATTCCTATGGCAAAAATCAACTTTCTCTGTTCCACCATTCGAAATCGTTTTATTTCTTCTAATCGACGAGCTACTCGCGAAATAGAATGGATAGGGAAGTACAAAGGTTTTGATTTAGAAGAATTTTCTAAACGTAAAGTTTTAGTGCTTATTCACGGATTCAATGTGGATTACAATAGTGCGGTAAAAACCTTGAGGAGAGTTTCGGAGAAAGTTAAGCATACTTATCACACTGTTATCGCCTATTTATATCCGACATGTGCAAAGCCGTACCACTACCCTGATGCCGAAAAAAATGCGATATGGGCAGGACAAAATGTATTACCAGGAATATTATCATCCATTCAAAAGGTCGCTGACAAACTAGATGTTGCGGCCCATAGTATGGGCACAGTCGCTACGTTGAACGCATTTAGCCAAGAAGATACTAGCCCAAAAATTCATAATCTTTTCCTCATCGGAGGAGCAGTCGAAGAAAAAAGCTTATTCGAATGCGAGGGAGAAGAATGTACGAGGTTCCCTCTTGCACTATCCAACTCTAGAAAAATTTATGTGCTTTATTCTTGTGAAGATCAAGTGCTCCCCTGGCTCCGCTTTTTTCAAGCTGAGCAACCTGTTGGACTTATTGATGAGGAGATACTGCAAAGACCTATTGCCAAAAATGTTTGTTTTATCAACAGCACCCCTGTCGTAAAAAGCCATAGTGGTTATTACAAAACGGAAGAGGTTTTTAAATTTTTTAAATTAGTTGCACATCATGATTCTCAGGAAACGCACTTAGAAGGCCCCTATTTTTCCCTGACTTCTAATGAGCTATCCTTTGCCGAAAACCCTCTCGTCTGCTCAAAAGAAACAAATAAGGCTATTAACATGGCGTTATTAGTTAAGAAAATTGTCGTTAGAACCAAGAAAGCGGATAAAGCAAAAGATTAG